From Polaribacter butkevichii, a single genomic window includes:
- the rplW gene encoding 50S ribosomal protein L23: MSILIKPIITEKATNDSELFNRYTFVVDKKANKLEIKGAVEKAYGVSIASVKTLNYPIQRNTKFTKKGLVTGIKSGYKKAIVQLAEGESIDFYNNL, translated from the coding sequence ATGAGTATTTTAATAAAACCTATTATCACGGAAAAAGCTACAAACGATAGTGAGTTATTTAATCGTTATACGTTTGTTGTAGATAAAAAAGCTAATAAATTAGAAATTAAAGGTGCAGTTGAAAAAGCATACGGGGTTTCTATAGCTAGCGTTAAGACTTTAAATTATCCAATTCAAAGAAATACAAAGTTTACTAAAAAAGGTTTAGTAACTGGTATTAAAAGTGGATACAAAAAAGCTATCGTTCAATTAGCAGAAGGAGAAAGCATTGATTTTTATAACAATCTTTAA
- the rplD gene encoding 50S ribosomal protein L4, whose amino-acid sequence MKVAVLDITGKDTGRQVELSSDVFGIEPNNHAIYLDVKQYLANQRQGTHKSKERAEIAGSTRKIKKQKGTGTARAGSIKSGVFRGGGRMFGPRPRDYSFKLNKNLKRLARKSALSIQANDKNLVVIEDFNFESPKTKNFVDVLKALEIETKKSLFVLSNENANVYLSSRNLKKAKVVKASEINTYGVLNANKVVITESSLEGINTNLSK is encoded by the coding sequence ATGAAAGTAGCAGTTTTAGATATTACAGGAAAAGATACAGGTAGACAAGTTGAACTTTCTAGCGATGTATTTGGTATTGAGCCTAACAATCATGCTATTTATTTAGATGTTAAGCAATACTTGGCAAACCAACGTCAAGGAACGCATAAATCTAAAGAAAGAGCAGAAATTGCAGGTTCTACAAGAAAAATTAAAAAACAAAAAGGTACTGGTACTGCGAGAGCAGGTTCTATCAAATCTGGAGTTTTTAGAGGTGGTGGTCGTATGTTCGGTCCAAGACCAAGAGATTATTCTTTTAAATTGAATAAGAACTTAAAGCGTTTAGCACGTAAGTCTGCTTTAAGTATTCAAGCAAATGATAAAAATTTAGTAGTAATTGAAGATTTTAACTTTGAATCACCAAAGACTAAAAACTTTGTAGATGTTTTAAAAGCATTAGAAATTGAAACTAAAAAATCTTTGTTTGTGTTAAGTAATGAAAATGCAAATGTGTATTTATCATCACGTAACTTAAAAAAGGCTAAAGTTGTTAAAGCTTCAGAAATTAATACTTATGGTGTTTTAAATGCTAATAAAGTAGTAATTACAGAAAGTTCTTTAGAAGGAATTAATACAAATTTAAGTAAATAG
- the rplC gene encoding 50S ribosomal protein L3: MSGLIGRKIGMTSLFDENGKNIPCTVIEAGPCVVTQVRTEEVDGYTALQLGFDDKKAKSSNKALDGHFKKAGTTAKRKVVEFQGFEEEYKLGDSITVSHFEEGEFVDVSGVSKGKGFQGVVKRHGFAGVGQATHGQHNRLRAPGSIGAASYPARVFKGMRMAGRMGGDKVKVQNLKVLKVVAEKNLLVVKGAIPGHKNAFVTIQK, translated from the coding sequence ATGTCTGGGTTAATAGGAAGAAAGATTGGAATGACCAGCTTATTTGATGAAAACGGGAAGAATATTCCTTGTACAGTAATCGAAGCAGGTCCTTGCGTAGTTACCCAAGTCAGAACCGAAGAGGTTGACGGGTACACTGCGTTGCAACTTGGTTTCGATGACAAAAAGGCGAAGAGTTCTAACAAAGCGTTAGACGGTCACTTTAAAAAAGCTGGCACCACTGCTAAAAGAAAAGTCGTTGAATTTCAAGGGTTTGAAGAAGAGTATAAATTAGGAGATTCTATCACAGTATCTCACTTTGAAGAAGGTGAGTTTGTAGATGTTTCTGGTGTTTCTAAAGGGAAAGGTTTCCAAGGGGTTGTAAAACGTCATGGATTTGCCGGTGTAGGTCAAGCTACTCACGGTCAGCACAACCGTTTAAGAGCTCCGGGTTCTATTGGTGCTGCATCTTATCCTGCAAGAGTATTCAAAGGAATGCGTATGGCAGGTAGAATGGGTGGAGATAAAGTGAAAGTTCAAAACTTAAAAGTATTAAAAGTAGTTGCTGAAAAGAACTTACTTGTTGTTAAAGGAGCGATTCCTGGACACAAAAATGCTTTTGTAACTATTCAGAAATAA
- the rpsJ gene encoding 30S ribosomal protein S10 — translation MSQKIRIKLKSYDYNLVDKSAEKIVKTVKSTGAVVNGPIPLPTHKKIFTVLRSPHVNKKSREQFQLASYKRLLDIYSSSSKTIDALMKLELPSGVEVEIKV, via the coding sequence ATGAGTCAAAAAATTAGAATTAAATTAAAGTCTTACGATTACAATTTAGTAGATAAATCTGCTGAAAAAATCGTTAAGACGGTAAAAAGTACTGGTGCTGTAGTAAACGGACCAATACCATTACCAACACATAAAAAGATTTTTACTGTATTACGTTCTCCACACGTAAACAAAAAATCTAGAGAGCAATTTCAATTAGCTTCATACAAAAGATTATTAGACATCTATAGTTCTTCTTCAAAAACTATTGATGCTTTAATGAAACTTGAGTTGCCAAGCGGTGTAGAAGTTGAGATCAAAGTATAA
- the fusA gene encoding elongation factor G: MARDLRYTRNIGIAAHIDAGKTTTTERVLYYTGVSHKIGEVHDGAATMDWMEQEQERGITITSAATTCEWQFPLENAKPTPDTKGYHFNIIDTPGHVDFTVEVNRSLRVLDGLVFLFSAVDGVEPQSETNWRLADNYKVPRIGFVNKMDRQGSDFLAVCQQVKDMLKSNAVPIVLNIGDEDEFKGIIDLVKNRAIVWHDETQGATFDVIEIPEDMKEEARKYRALLIEEVASYDENLLEKFMEDEDSITEDEVHNALRAAVMDMAIIPMICGSAFKNKGVQFLLDAVCRYLPSPMDKEGIVGVNPDTEEQELRKPSVDEPFAALAFKIATDPFVGRLAFFRAYSGRLDAGSYVLNNRSGKKERISRIYQMHANKQNAIDYIEAGDIGAAVGFKSIKTGDTLSAEKFPIVLESMDFPDPVIGIAVEPKTKADVDKLGIGLSKLAEEDPTFTVRSDEASGQTIISGMGELHLDVIVDRLKREFKVEVNQGQPQVEYKEAITAAADHREVYKKQSGGRGKFADIVFTIEPADEGVQGLQFESVIKGGNVPREFVPSVEKGFKEAMRNGPLAGYEMDSMKVTLKDGSFHPVDSDALSFELAAKMGYKAAAKSAKAKIMEPLMKLEVLTPEENMGDIVGDLNRRRGQVNDMSDRAGSKVVKALVPLSEMFGYVTALRTMSSGRATSTMEFSHYAETPSNVSEEVIAKSKG, translated from the coding sequence ATGGCTAGAGATTTAAGATATACAAGAAATATTGGTATTGCCGCACATATTGATGCTGGTAAAACAACAACAACAGAACGTGTATTGTATTATACAGGTGTTTCTCATAAGATAGGAGAAGTACATGATGGTGCAGCTACTATGGACTGGATGGAGCAAGAACAAGAAAGAGGTATTACAATTACTTCTGCAGCAACTACTTGTGAGTGGCAATTTCCTTTGGAAAACGCAAAACCAACTCCAGATACTAAAGGATATCACTTTAATATTATTGATACTCCTGGTCACGTAGATTTTACGGTAGAAGTAAATAGATCTTTACGTGTGTTAGATGGTTTAGTTTTCTTATTTTCAGCAGTTGATGGTGTTGAGCCTCAGTCTGAAACTAACTGGAGACTTGCAGACAACTATAAAGTGCCTAGAATTGGATTCGTTAACAAAATGGACCGTCAAGGATCAGACTTTTTAGCAGTTTGTCAACAAGTAAAAGATATGTTGAAATCAAATGCGGTGCCAATCGTTTTAAATATTGGTGACGAGGATGAATTCAAGGGTATTATAGATTTAGTTAAAAATCGTGCTATTGTTTGGCATGATGAAACTCAAGGAGCAACTTTTGATGTTATTGAGATTCCTGAAGATATGAAAGAAGAAGCTCGTAAATATCGTGCACTTTTAATTGAAGAAGTAGCAAGTTATGATGAGAATCTTTTAGAGAAATTTATGGAAGATGAAGATTCAATTACAGAAGACGAAGTGCATAATGCATTAAGAGCTGCTGTAATGGATATGGCTATCATTCCTATGATTTGTGGATCTGCATTTAAAAACAAAGGTGTACAGTTTCTTTTAGATGCTGTTTGTCGTTACTTGCCCTCTCCTATGGATAAGGAAGGTATTGTTGGTGTAAACCCAGATACAGAAGAACAAGAATTACGTAAGCCAAGTGTAGATGAGCCTTTTGCAGCTTTAGCATTTAAAATTGCTACTGACCCTTTTGTTGGTCGTTTAGCGTTTTTTAGAGCATACTCTGGTCGTTTAGATGCTGGTTCTTATGTTTTAAATAACCGTTCAGGAAAAAAAGAACGTATTTCACGTATTTATCAAATGCATGCTAACAAGCAAAATGCAATTGATTATATCGAAGCTGGAGATATTGGTGCTGCTGTTGGATTTAAATCTATCAAAACAGGAGATACTTTATCAGCAGAAAAATTTCCTATTGTTTTAGAATCTATGGATTTTCCAGATCCAGTAATTGGTATCGCTGTAGAACCTAAAACAAAAGCAGATGTTGATAAATTAGGAATTGGTTTAAGTAAATTAGCCGAAGAAGATCCAACTTTTACAGTTCGTTCTGATGAAGCTTCTGGTCAAACTATTATTTCTGGAATGGGAGAATTACATTTAGATGTAATTGTAGACCGTTTAAAACGTGAGTTCAAAGTTGAAGTTAATCAAGGTCAACCTCAAGTAGAATATAAAGAAGCTATTACTGCAGCAGCAGATCATAGAGAAGTTTATAAGAAACAATCTGGTGGACGTGGTAAATTTGCAGATATTGTATTTACAATAGAGCCTGCAGATGAAGGTGTTCAAGGATTACAATTTGAATCTGTAATTAAAGGTGGTAATGTTCCTAGAGAATTTGTACCTTCTGTAGAAAAAGGATTTAAAGAGGCGATGAGAAACGGACCTTTAGCGGGGTACGAAATGGATTCAATGAAAGTTACTTTAAAAGATGGATCTTTCCACCCTGTGGATTCTGATGCATTATCTTTTGAGTTAGCAGCAAAAATGGGTTATAAAGCAGCAGCAAAATCGGCTAAAGCTAAAATCATGGAGCCATTGATGAAATTAGAAGTGTTAACTCCAGAGGAGAACATGGGAGATATTGTAGGTGATTTAAATAGAAGAAGAGGGCAAGTAAACGACATGAGTGATCGTGCTGGATCTAAAGTTGTAAAAGCTTTAGTACCTTTATCTGAAATGTTTGGTTACGTTACTGCTTTAAGAACTATGTCTTCTGGTAGAGCAACATCTACTATGGAATTTTCACATTATGCTGAAACTCCTTCTAATGTATCTGAAGAAGTAATCGCAAAATCTAAAGGATAA
- the rpsG gene encoding 30S ribosomal protein S7, with product MRKRAAKKRVLLPDPKFNDQLVTRFVNNLMWSGKKSVAFKVFYDALELVEERKGEDEEKSALEIWKDGLSNVMPHVEVRSRRVGGATFQIPMQIRPDRKVSMAIKWMILYTRKRNEKTMAQRLAAEILAAAKEEGAAVKKRTDTHKMAEANKAFSHFRF from the coding sequence ATGAGAAAAAGAGCAGCAAAAAAAAGAGTCTTATTACCGGATCCAAAGTTTAACGATCAGTTAGTAACACGTTTTGTGAATAACTTAATGTGGAGCGGTAAGAAGTCTGTAGCGTTTAAAGTGTTTTATGACGCTTTAGAGCTAGTAGAAGAAAGAAAAGGAGAAGACGAAGAGAAATCGGCTTTAGAAATTTGGAAAGATGGTTTGTCAAATGTGATGCCTCACGTAGAAGTAAGATCTCGTCGTGTTGGTGGAGCAACATTCCAAATCCCAATGCAAATTAGACCAGATCGTAAAGTGTCTATGGCTATTAAATGGATGATTTTATATACTCGTAAGAGAAATGAAAAAACCATGGCGCAACGTTTAGCAGCAGAAATTTTAGCAGCAGCTAAAGAAGAAGGTGCAGCGGTAAAAAAACGTACAGATACTCATAAAATGGCAGAGGCTAATAAAGCTTTCTCTCACTTCAGATTTTAA
- the rpsL gene encoding 30S ribosomal protein S12, with protein MPTIQQLVRKGRTKITKKSKSAALSSCPQRRGVCTRVYTTTPKKPNSAMRKVARVRLTNGNEINAYIPGEGHNLQEHSIVLVRGGRVKDLPGVKYHVVRGALDTAGVEGRTQRRSKYGAKRPKK; from the coding sequence ATGCCAACTATTCAACAATTAGTTCGTAAAGGAAGAACCAAAATAACTAAGAAGAGTAAATCGGCTGCTTTGTCGTCTTGTCCTCAAAGACGTGGAGTTTGTACACGTGTTTATACTACAACACCAAAGAAACCTAATTCAGCAATGCGTAAAGTTGCCAGAGTTAGATTGACAAATGGTAATGAGATAAACGCATACATTCCAGGTGAAGGACATAACTTACAAGAGCACTCGATAGTATTAGTTAGAGGTGGAAGGGTAAAAGATTTACCAGGTGTTAAATATCACGTGGTACGTGGTGCATTAGATACAGCAGGTGTTGAGGGTAGAACCCAACGTAGGTCTAAGTATGGTGCAAAACGCCCAAAGAAGTAA
- a CDS encoding ShlB/FhaC/HecB family hemolysin secretion/activation protein, producing MNKKNTPYILTLIALFSFHGIFAQDFTLKITSINTLEKTVLEKIDYKKEHKTTKALDLEINRISEYLKTKGYFINTIDSINSIEKKHTAYFNLNKKTNNVIIKLDSNSKIYFEKKLIKDKTIKIPIEKLSKTLSEISKKLDNEGKSFSKIQLQNIKIKEDNLFAELKINQSKKRVINKVKIKGYENFPKSYLKNYFKIKPNTLFNQQQIKEISTASQGISFVTEIKPPEVLFTKDSTLLYMYLKKRQNNSFDGIVSFTSKENGDVLFNGNLDIKLNNILNSGENFELFWNSIGEERQELELSTEIPYIFNSKFSPEVSFLIYKQDSSFINSKFDSRLSYNINSKTKIALTYNSETSENLIENLNNNIETFDNYFLGMELKHRIPKNDVFFTNKFFLEINPSFGRRKVSGNSSNQFKFESTISYLWDLNLRNSIYIRNKIGYLNSDTYFDNELLRIGGANSIRGFNEQSIYTKNYNYFNIEYRYITSEKSYLYTITDIGRIDLNSQKETLLGLGLGYLFNTNNSQINLSLSAGKTDAQRIDFKSIKLTINWKNYF from the coding sequence TTGAATAAAAAAAACACTCCTTATATATTAACACTAATTGCCTTATTTTCTTTTCATGGAATATTTGCACAAGATTTTACTTTAAAAATTACCTCTATAAATACTCTTGAGAAAACTGTTTTAGAAAAGATTGATTATAAAAAAGAACACAAAACAACCAAAGCCTTAGATTTAGAAATCAATAGAATATCTGAATATTTAAAAACAAAAGGATACTTTATAAATACAATTGACAGTATAAATAGTATTGAAAAAAAACATACTGCTTATTTTAATTTGAATAAGAAAACAAACAACGTTATAATTAAATTAGACTCAAATTCTAAAATTTATTTTGAAAAAAAACTGATAAAAGATAAAACAATTAAAATACCTATTGAAAAATTATCGAAAACCTTATCAGAAATTTCTAAAAAATTAGACAATGAGGGAAAATCATTTTCTAAAATTCAACTCCAGAACATCAAAATTAAAGAAGATAATTTATTTGCTGAATTAAAAATTAATCAATCGAAAAAAAGAGTTATCAATAAAGTAAAAATAAAAGGGTATGAAAACTTCCCGAAATCGTATTTAAAAAATTATTTTAAAATTAAACCAAACACCCTTTTTAACCAACAACAAATTAAAGAAATATCAACTGCAAGTCAAGGGATCTCATTTGTAACGGAAATAAAACCTCCAGAAGTTTTATTCACAAAAGATTCTACCCTATTATATATGTATTTAAAAAAACGTCAAAATAATAGTTTTGACGGAATCGTTAGTTTTACGTCTAAAGAAAACGGAGATGTATTATTTAATGGAAATTTGGACATCAAACTAAACAATATTCTTAATAGTGGTGAAAATTTTGAGTTATTTTGGAATAGCATAGGTGAAGAAAGACAAGAATTAGAATTATCTACCGAGATACCTTATATTTTTAATTCCAAATTTAGTCCGGAGGTATCTTTTTTAATTTACAAACAAGATTCTAGTTTTATAAATTCAAAATTTGACTCTAGACTTTCTTACAATATCAACTCAAAAACAAAAATTGCTTTAACATATAATTCTGAAACCTCAGAAAACCTAATCGAAAACTTAAACAACAATATTGAAACCTTTGATAATTATTTTTTAGGAATGGAATTGAAACACAGGATTCCTAAAAACGATGTTTTTTTTACTAATAAATTTTTTCTAGAAATTAATCCTAGTTTTGGACGAAGAAAGGTGAGCGGAAATTCTAGCAATCAATTTAAATTTGAATCTACAATTTCATATCTGTGGGATTTAAATTTACGGAATAGCATTTACATCAGAAATAAAATTGGATACTTAAATTCAGATACCTATTTTGATAATGAGCTTTTAAGAATTGGAGGAGCAAATAGTATTAGAGGATTTAATGAACAAAGCATATACACCAAAAATTATAATTACTTTAATATAGAATATAGATACATTACTTCAGAAAAATCTTATTTATATACGATAACCGATATTGGACGAATTGACTTAAATTCACAAAAAGAGACTCTTTTGGGTTTAGGTTTAGGATATTTATTTAACACAAATAATTCTCAAATTAACTTAAGTCTTTCTGCAGGAAAAACAGATGCACAAAGAATTGATTTTAAAAGCATTAAACTCACTATAAACTGGAAAAACTACTTTTAG
- a CDS encoding SusC/RagA family TonB-linked outer membrane protein, giving the protein MKTKFKGFLTLLLAFLMQISFAQEKKVSGTVSDTSGTLPGVSVAIKGTKNGTQTDFDGKFSINAKQGDVLSFSYVGYKTIEKTVGKSSTINVAMIEDNNVLDEIVVTALGIKRSKKSLGYASQEVSGDEVSAIKDVNFANSLSGKIAGIDVSSSGTMGGSTNVVIRGYSSLYGSNQALFVVDGVPISNKNTNGSAQRSGQAGYDYGNAAADINPDNIESINVLKGGAATALYGSQAANGVIVITTKKGKNTDGAIGVTVNSSVTFNKFNADTFASYQDEYGAGYWVGVYHNEFYTKNGENFTLADWDGSYGTAFNKNTLVRQWDSFYPGLENYGKATPWVAGANDPSSVFETGSTVFNSVSLDGGNEQGSFKVGYSKASIKGIMPNSEIVRDNVDFSASYKLTEKLTAAATVSYNKTTGRGRYGTGYDSQNFMQTARQWWQTNVDLKDQKAAYLATGENVTWNTSYIDEDLHAIYHDNVYWMRDNNYETDVRNRVLGNVNLNYQINDWLSIFGRASIDTYSGNQEERINNGSTSLPSKYSIFNESYTQNTYDLQLHVDKDLSDDLNLKAILGTNIQRNHYSYIDASTNGGINIDGLWALSNSANALNAPTQYEYTSAVDGYFASVSLGYQKFLFLEGNYRVDVASTLPTNDNQYDYYGISGSFLFSELIESDFMNLGKLRLGHAKTGNAASPLTLFNTYTLNTPVQGQASASLPSTNNNSNLKNEESTEQEIGLEMMFAKRRLGFDLSLYKKTSTDLLTNISVTSAIGYSGQWLNAGELENKGIELSLYGSPIKTDNFEWNVNVNWGKNTSKVLSLPAGLKNLQLASLQGGVSINATVGETYGMIRGTDFVYDDNGSRIIDATNGRYVVSEGSDENLGSFQADWKGGITNSFTYKNLSLSFLIDIKKGGNVFSLDTWYGMATGLYPETAGLNELGNPKRDALTSGNDSGGIILPGVVQTGTDADGKATSDGTVNTVRTDMSNFTNALGYINAPNALHVYDAGYVKLRELSLSYTLPKDMLQGSFFQSVTLSAIGRNLWIIDKSTPYSDPEAGLSSGNVQGYQSGVYPTTKDYGFSVKLQF; this is encoded by the coding sequence ATGAAAACAAAGTTTAAAGGATTTTTAACGCTACTATTAGCGTTTCTGATGCAAATATCTTTTGCACAAGAAAAAAAAGTTTCTGGGACTGTGTCAGATACATCTGGCACACTACCTGGAGTAAGTGTAGCTATTAAAGGCACAAAAAATGGAACTCAAACTGATTTTGATGGAAAGTTTTCTATTAATGCAAAACAAGGAGATGTCTTAAGTTTTAGCTACGTAGGTTACAAAACTATTGAAAAAACAGTCGGGAAATCGAGCACTATTAATGTTGCTATGATTGAAGACAACAATGTTTTAGATGAAATTGTTGTTACAGCATTAGGTATTAAAAGAAGTAAAAAATCTTTAGGATACGCTTCTCAAGAAGTTTCCGGAGATGAGGTTAGTGCTATTAAGGATGTTAACTTTGCTAACTCTTTATCTGGTAAAATTGCTGGTATTGATGTTTCTAGTAGTGGAACAATGGGTGGGTCTACAAACGTTGTTATACGTGGATACTCTTCATTATATGGTTCAAACCAAGCATTATTTGTAGTAGACGGAGTGCCAATTAGTAATAAAAACACTAACGGATCTGCACAAAGATCTGGTCAAGCAGGTTATGATTACGGTAATGCTGCAGCAGATATAAACCCAGACAACATTGAGTCTATTAATGTACTTAAAGGTGGAGCTGCAACAGCTCTATACGGTTCTCAAGCAGCTAACGGTGTTATTGTTATTACCACTAAAAAAGGTAAAAATACCGATGGAGCAATTGGAGTTACTGTAAACTCATCTGTAACCTTCAATAAATTTAACGCCGATACTTTCGCTTCATATCAAGACGAATATGGTGCTGGATATTGGGTTGGTGTTTATCATAATGAATTTTACACAAAAAATGGTGAAAACTTTACATTAGCAGATTGGGATGGTTCTTACGGTACTGCATTCAACAAGAACACATTGGTACGCCAATGGGATTCATTTTATCCTGGTTTAGAAAATTATGGTAAAGCAACACCATGGGTAGCTGGAGCTAATGACCCTTCTTCTGTATTTGAAACAGGATCAACAGTATTTAATAGCGTTTCTTTAGACGGTGGTAATGAACAAGGAAGCTTTAAAGTAGGTTATTCTAAAGCAAGTATAAAAGGTATCATGCCAAATAGTGAAATTGTAAGAGATAATGTAGATTTTTCTGCTTCTTATAAATTGACAGAAAAATTAACTGCTGCAGCTACTGTATCATATAACAAAACAACTGGTAGAGGACGTTATGGAACAGGTTATGATTCTCAAAACTTTATGCAAACAGCTAGACAATGGTGGCAAACAAACGTAGATTTAAAAGATCAAAAAGCTGCTTATCTAGCAACAGGAGAAAATGTAACTTGGAACACAAGTTATATCGATGAAGACTTACATGCAATCTACCATGATAATGTATATTGGATGAGAGATAACAATTACGAAACAGATGTAAGAAATCGTGTTTTAGGTAATGTTAATTTAAACTACCAAATTAATGATTGGTTAAGTATTTTCGGTAGAGCTTCTATAGATACTTATTCTGGTAATCAAGAAGAACGCATAAACAATGGTAGTACTTCTTTACCATCTAAATATAGTATTTTTAATGAGTCATACACTCAAAACACTTACGACTTACAACTTCATGTAGACAAGGATCTTTCTGATGACTTAAACTTAAAAGCAATTTTAGGTACAAATATTCAAAGAAATCACTATTCATACATAGACGCTAGTACCAATGGTGGTATTAATATTGATGGTCTTTGGGCATTATCAAATTCAGCTAACGCACTTAATGCACCAACACAGTATGAATATACTTCTGCTGTAGATGGTTACTTTGCAAGTGTATCTTTAGGTTATCAAAAATTCTTATTCCTTGAAGGTAATTACAGAGTAGATGTAGCTTCAACACTACCAACAAACGATAATCAATATGATTATTACGGTATATCGGGAAGTTTCTTATTTTCTGAACTTATAGAATCTGATTTTATGAATTTAGGAAAATTAAGATTAGGACATGCAAAAACAGGTAATGCTGCATCACCATTAACATTGTTTAATACTTACACATTAAACACGCCTGTACAAGGACAAGCATCTGCTTCTTTACCTTCTACGAACAATAATTCTAACTTAAAAAATGAGGAATCTACTGAACAAGAAATAGGTTTAGAAATGATGTTTGCTAAAAGACGTTTAGGTTTTGACTTATCTTTATACAAAAAAACATCAACTGATTTACTTACAAACATATCTGTAACATCTGCTATAGGATATTCTGGTCAATGGTTAAATGCTGGTGAATTAGAAAATAAAGGTATTGAGTTGTCTTTATATGGTTCTCCTATTAAAACGGATAATTTTGAATGGAATGTTAATGTAAACTGGGGTAAAAACACTAGTAAAGTATTGTCTCTTCCTGCAGGTTTAAAAAATCTTCAGCTAGCTAGTTTACAAGGAGGTGTTTCAATTAACGCAACCGTAGGAGAAACTTATGGTATGATTAGAGGTACCGATTTTGTATATGATGACAATGGAAGTAGAATTATAGATGCTACTAACGGTAGATATGTAGTAAGCGAAGGATCTGATGAAAACCTTGGGTCTTTCCAAGCTGATTGGAAAGGTGGTATTACAAATAGTTTTACTTATAAAAACTTAAGTTTAAGCTTTTTAATTGATATCAAAAAAGGAGGTAATGTATTCTCTTTAGACACTTGGTACGGTATGGCAACTGGATTATATCCTGAGACTGCTGGACTTAACGAACTAGGAAACCCAAAAAGAGATGCTCTTACAAGTGGTAACGATAGCGGAGGTATTATTTTACCAGGAGTTGTGCAAACAGGAACTGATGCTGACGGAAAAGCTACTTCTGACGGAACCGTTAATACAGTAAGAACTGACATGAGTAACTTTACCAATGCTTTAGGTTACATTAACGCACCTAATGCTCTACATGTATATGATGCCGGATATGTAAAATTAAGAGAATTATCATTATCATACACACTACCTAAAGACATGTTACAAGGTTCATTTTTTCAATCAGTAACTCTTTCAGCAATTGGAAGAAACTTATGGATAATTGACAAAAGCACGCCATATTCAGATCCAGAAGCTGGTTTAAGTTCAGGGAACGTACAAGGATATCAATCAGGTGTATACCCAACGACAAAAGATTATGGATTTAGTGTTAAACTACAATTTTAA